Genomic DNA from Porites lutea chromosome 5 unlocalized genomic scaffold, jaPorLute2.1 SUPER_5_unloc_2, whole genome shotgun sequence:
ACGTTCCGCTCGTAAACGTTTCTTCCATGAAGTGCTTGCTGCCTTGCAAGACGGTGCGACCGACGTTCCGAGGGTACACGTTCAAGCCCAGCTCTGCTTTGCCTTTTTTGTGATTGTAGCATCCATGGGGATCATTTTTATCGCAGTCAGAACATCGCAAGAGGAACAATGCGTCAACCGGTTTGGCGACTACGATCGGCCCTGTCCTCATGACCACAGCGAATGGTGTTATCAGCGAGTGGACGTTCACGGCAGAGTGCTGTTCACGCGCGATCTCAACGGTTATCATTTCGAAATGAATCCCAACTGTAGCACTGAAGCACCAGAGGACGATACGATGAAATGTCGCGGAGAATGGTCTTTCTCTCGAGAGAAGGAGGTAGTGTGGTACATGCGCAAGTACCTTAACGTCACCTCTGATACCACGAGCCTCGTGAGTCTTCCGGGACTAAAAGATAACAATCTCCGTCTAATGGCCATGCGTTGGATTCCCCGTGCGAGTGATCCCCAACGATCAACGTGGGTTTTTTCGTCTGCTGCGATTCCGCGGGACGACTTTCCGGAAGCGGAACTCGTGATAGACGGGACGGTGGTGATCGGTCAGATTGTCGCTTCCAGCAGGTGACTCAAAGAGTCTGTGGCATCTCCGGCAAAGTGTAGCGAGAGTAGATCCCGAATCCATGCGATGCACAGCTGCAAAATGGTCTCGCTGGTACCCCGAGCAAAGTACCGGCCATCAATGACTGCCACCACCCCGCAGCCATCTACTGCAAAACAAAAGCCGTTCACATCTTTGCGATCGTCAGCTCGAAAGAGATTTGGCAAGCACCTTGCATCACATCCGATGCTATTCAGGTAAAGGCGAAACAGTCCAGACACGAACACGGCTTTGAAGAAGCGGTCGCGAGGATCACTGGATCGCAATTCGAACACTGTCTTGTTGGTGACTTCGGAGATGGAGCGGTCGTATACCAAGATATCTCCGGGTGGGATGCCAATCGCGTACATGAGTTTTCTGGAGTCGATGTAAGGTCGAAAGATCCGCTGGCGACCGCGAGTAAGAGGGTCTAATACTAGGTCATTAAAAGTATCAATCAAATGCCTGTACTCTGTATCTTGCAAAACCATGCCTCGCAGATTTCGGCGCAAGCGGTCGCATGCCGCTCGGTCGGTTGCCGGATCGATAGATGGTAGCGGTCCAGCTCGACTGCTTCGGCTGCATCGTCGCGCCAACGCGTCGATGATGTTCACAAGGCGAAGAAGGAGCCACTCATTCACCCCTTTGCAGGATGTGGCTTCTCTTCGCTTGATAACCACCTCTTGTATGGCAGATCGAATGTCGGACAATTCTGCCCGTTCTTCTCTGCAGTCTCTTAGAGCCCTCGAAGACATAAGTCGGGGACCAAGTGTCCAGCATCTGGTGGCAAGGGTGCCAGTGACGCAGCGAGATGCGTACAGGAGACGCGAACGATTTCGGCCTCGGGTGCGAAGGCATGGTCAAATCGACACTGGGTGCATGGAATGGGAGCAAAGACCGACCCGGTGGGCAAGCAACGCTGCGTACACAGGAATCCTGCAGAGGACATGGTCGTCTTTAGCGTTGTAAGCAGATCTTCATCTGAAcgccaaaaaaaatcaaaaagtagCCGTTCGGTCACCAGCGAATCCAGGTCACGGGTATTGGCTGCCCGTTTCATCGCCTCGGCCACGAGCTTCACTCGCTCGGGATGTTTGTCGTCGACAAACACTTCTATGACCAATACCTCGATAGCACACAGACAGTACAAGACGTTCCACCGGAACTTGACGGGACATTCATCAAACCTGTCGACGAGTTGGCGGCGACAGTCTTGAAGTTCGCTCAGCGCAAGGAAGATACCATCGCAAGTCCTATCGCTGTCGAGAATCTCCGTCACCGAAGTATTGCATTCCGCCGCACGGAGCCTGATCAATTGTAGGGCAAAGAGCTGGTCCGCCAACACGTCCGTTATGCTCTTGAACCAATCGGCCGTCATTGCATTAACAAACTCGGCTTGTCCTACTCTACTGTAATATTGTGACCACGGTGCAATCATGGCCACGGCGTTGGTTCCACACCCGTATGGACCTCATGCAAACCCACGGACGTACGCAATGGTGCCCACAAAGGATCCCCTGGGATTCGTTCGAGCTGACAACGACGGAGTATCGCCCTTTGCCAGAAACAGCGCCCTCCTGTACAATCACCGGAACGGTCGCGTACACGGTAACCTGGTCGGGTTGTTACGGGGCGGTTCATTCGGCCAGGGGGTCGACCATGTTCAGTATCAGTATAGCAACACGGTGACCCTAGACGAGACGACACCAGTCGATGTTACTGCATTGCCATCGCGGATCTTCTTTGGAGCGCTCAACACGTATGATGGATATCTGGGCCAACACAACGACTTGCGATACCCGTTCCCGGTAGTCATGTTGGATAGTCAAAGGAGCAAAATCGTGTGGCAACATAGACAATACAAAGAGGAGGTATTGCCTCAGGTCACCGTTCGGTCCATAGTGCCCAGTTTGAGAAACAGAGAGCAAACCTGCGAGATTCACCTACAACAAATCGGCGGTGGCGTCGAACTCACGATCGAATCTATCGTTCACGGAGATGATGTGAAGGTACAGAGCGAGATACTGCGTCGCATTCTGCAACTCGAGTTAAGTTTTGCCATGACGATGAATTTTCACATGACAAATGCCTTGGCTACGGCTCCTTCGCTTATCTGTCGGTACTTGCAGCGAATGTGGAACGAAGTCGACGACATGCTGAAGGGAACACACCCGAATCCGGCCAAGTGGGTCGATCAAGTACTATCGCGGCAGTTGCTGTCCTTCTGTCCGTCTCAAGTCGGCAGGGTATCCAAGCGTCATCCGATTCGTGATTTGATCAATAGCTTGAAGATCACCTCGCCCGCAGATGACAAAGGTACGCTATTTTTGGCCACCACGTCGACCGTGGCCGAACTGTTGATGGAGAGCAAGAGACAATACCGTTTCCCGAGTCCCAACGCGTTTTTTACCTGGAAGACGACCGTTCGAATCGCAAGACCTTCAAACCTTTGCAGTCCTTTCCTGGTGTTACCAAGATAGAAGAGTGGCAATTGCCTTTCATTCAAGTGGATGGTCAAAAGATACCCATCTTAAAGATGCCCGATCTACCGGACAAGAAAGGTGTGAACAGGTCGTCCTTTGTCAACTTCGTGACCGCGATGTTTGCAACGCCCATCGGATATGCCTTGAGCCACGTTCCAGATGTCGCAGAATTTCGCCAGGTCGATTTCAACGCAGTGCGAATGACGGTATTCGACAAGGGCGGTCAAGACGGCGAGATACAATGGCATCGAGACATTTTGTGTCGCAGTGGCCTCAACGATCCAGCGTTGTTCGATCCTCATGAGTACGACCTCTCCATGTTGTCGCTAGAGGGAGGCGAGGCTGCGGCAACTGCTTTCAGGGAATGCTTCAAAAGTCAAGAAGAGTACGACAGAAAGGTGTTCTCGCAAGCCGGGATAACGGCTCGCGACAGGGAATTCAACCTATGCGTCTCTAATCACGTCTTATAAGTGGGTAGGTCTTTTGGCAGAACCATTCCAAAAGACGGTGTATTCTCCGGCAACGACCCGCACAGTAACTTCAGGGCGACTGGAATCGATGGAAACCGACCCCTTTGCACGGTTATGGGGTATCTGCAGGCTGCACGCAGTGCCATTGCCAATATGCACGACATTGACAAAGGTGCCGAAAAGGTGTTCAAACCCTACATCGAGGCATGTCTACGTATCCCATTCACGAAAAAACTACCGAAAACCACAAAAGATGAACTCCATATACAAGACAAAGCCGTGCTCGACTGGGTGACCAAAGTGCCAAACCTCGACACTCTTTTATTGGACGAGCTACAGAAAGCCGAGGTTGGTACGATAGAGCCCTCTTTGCTCGTCATCCTGCTAGATGTTTTCAGAGGCGGTGGCATTTCTAAGTGGATGAATGTGCCAAGGGTATTTTTTGCCATCCTCGAAGCAGCAAACGTTGGTGCCTTCACGGCTTCTCTACACACGGGACTGGAATCGCTCTCTGCCATCGGCTCATTTGTAAGCTCTACCAAATTCCAGCAAACGGTCGAAAAACTGAGAGACGTTCACTCTGCCATTGGTTCATTCTGTCGTGATACCATGGCCTCGTTTGCAGTCGAAGACACGAACGTCAACGCGTACATCTTTTACGAGTTGGCGACTGTCGTACCAGTAGCCCACAACAAAGGAGAAGACGCCGCAACCCCCCGAGCCAAATTATGGATGAGGCGCATGTTTCTCGAGACGGTCATGAACTTACTCTCAACTCGCCTGTACGCGATCGAAACAATACATGTTCCCGACTCCCTCCAATTTTACAACTACTCTTTTCAGCTTCAGGTGCATGACAACAAAAAGCGATATGAGACCTATTCCCAACCTTTCCTTCCTGGAGGATTTTATACGACTTACCAGTACGATGAGGACGAAGAGACAGACCTTGGTTTTGGCGACTTCACGGGATGTCACCCGCTTATCACCAGCAAACCAGACGGCGCTTTCGGCGAAGATcgaaagaaaaacttttatcATTCTCACGTTAGCCGCCACTTTGCGGATTTGAGACAAATGTACGGCGTCCCTCTCTGTGAGCGCGTCGTGGCCGCCCTGGCAATGCTGCGTCCTCACACTCCAGCTAACGCACTGACAGTCCCGCGGCGTGTACAGACGCACGCTGCCGCCCAGATCGTGAGGTACGGAGAATTCGAGACCCATCGCATTGTACTCATTCGCGGCGATAATCCCAAGGCCCCTGTTCAAGATCTGTACTATGGCTTCATTGCTGTCGCGGCACCCGTGCTCACCTACAAGAAATGCAGCAACGGATGTACCGCTCTGAATGTTTTCATGCAGACGGCACCCGTTCTTCCCAATAAGAGCGCCACTACCATTCAGATGCCTCACTATTTTTGTCGAGGATGTATCAAAGGCATGGGAAACCGCATGGCCAACATACAAGGTTGCTTGGACAAGAAAATAACGTTGTCACCCAAAGTGTTTGAGGAGGAGGCGTTCGCCGCGCCTGTACCAAGTTGCTTCGGCCATAACGAGTTTGGGGTCCCTTACTTTCCCATCGACGGCGTCTTTGGACCGAGCTTCTTACAGAACATGACAATGTGCGACCGTCCGGACCCTCTGCACACCATGGAAGGGGCTTACAGTTACAACCCGATGACAAGGGCCAATGCTCCATCGGAAATTGTGGTCCTCAACCGCCGTCTTAAAAACGCCTCTGCAGGCCAAGTGCAGTTGCCTCCCTGGTCGAGTGGGAGACATTCCATATCAAAGGGACACAACGGACTCCTACAGCGCTTATCGAAGCTAGCCGTCGTAAACAAAGAGGGTATGAAACCCGATGCCCAATGGGCACCTGGTACAGCAGATGACTATTTGAACATTACACCCAACGATCGCATGTGCATGTTTGATCGATTCTATCACCCTGGCCCCAAGGGTCACGAGTATGGGCAGAAGAGTCGCAGCATCCTGGGCGAGAACAGTAACAGTTCCCAAAACTGGACTCAGACACTAGAGACGCATCATCGTTCCTTGAACCAGCGAATCGAGCCACTGGATCAGCGCGGCTGTGAAAGGTTGATCAACGACATACCTCTATCAAACGGTTTTGCGTATTAAGCAAAAGCGGAGAACGGAACAGCAACGATTCAATATGAACTCAGCAGAGCGCTTGTTGGAACACGCCGCCGATGAAGGGGTCGAAGTATTGACAAAACTCAATAGAGATGCCGCAGCTAGCTTGAGCTTGCCCCGTGCCATGGATGATTCCATATCCCGGGTATGGCCCACACGGAAAAACCGGATCACGCACGACATGGTTGCCAGCAACTTTCTCCATCTGGTGACCAAAGTTCTTGTCTACATGCAGATTATTCTACTCCTACACGGACTCGAAGCCGTTGGTCGTAACTGGGATCACTTGGCCAGCATCGACAAGATCTTTCTGCCCACCTTTGTCCAATTCGGCGTCTACCtctttattgtttttgtcaGTTTCATCTGGGCCTGCTTCTCCTTCACTGCCGAAGGAGGCGATTCAAGACTCTTGGAATACGATGAGCTGCATCGATTGTGGCGTCTCTTCTATCATCTGTTCCCGCTCATCTTCTATGGTCTCGAGCTGTTATTCATTTACTCCATCATTCACTGCCACTTGAACAATGCTCATCATGACCAAGGCCTTTGCAAGGCGTTCGACACAGAACGCATCACCGGTGTGTTGGCTTTAGTGGTGGTTGCAAATATCCTACATCGCGTCCTCAATTTTTACCAGATATTCAAACATACTCAACGACCAACGCGGCGAAAGATCTTTAACTCGGGAATGGGAGGTGCAAATGTACCTCTCCTTAGTGGCAATGCCAATACTCGCGTGCCCACCGCCTCTCTGCAGCCGACAGCAAGACTAGCCCGCGTTCCTTCTGGTATGGGTCAAGTTCCAATCCCAGGCTCTACAGTTCCCACTCTTCCTAACACTGCACAGTTCCCCGACACAGATGCATCCAATTATGCTTTCCCAGAAACTAGTTACGAAGCAACTGCTGGCAGCATATAAACATATCCGTGATCCGCAGTTACGCATAGTGGACAAGTTTTCGAAGACGAAGCATGGATCGCAACGAACGAGAAGAGAATGGACCTTCGTCCATCCAATCGTGCATGATGAACTTAGAAAAAGCACGCCGTACGATGCATGAATCAGCGAAAGACGTCGTAGAGTTCGTCAACAGAGCTAATTATTTGCTTGAGAGAGCAAGATGCTctaacgaagaagaagaagaaagattaGAGGAAGGGATGGAGGAACTATCTTTGTGCCTACCTGGTCTGGATCAAGGGTTAGCTGTGCAACCTACGCTGTCACCGCGCAACAAAGAGTTCCAAAAACCTTCTCGTCGAGGTGATTATTGGACTTTTTTGATATTTAATCCACTGCAATATATTACGACAAATAATGTGCCTTGGGAGAGTCCAGTTGTATCACTGGGTGGCGATCAGGGATACCGCGCATGTCTTCAAATGTTCGTGTCCAACAAGGAATCTTGGCAGGGAGGAAACCTCGGTGTGAGTCTTCGTTTGAAGCCTGGTCCCTATGATGCTTGGCTCGCATGGCCGTTTCCTGGCAAGGGTGTCAAGGTGGCCATGTTTCGCATCAACGGAAAGCAACCTTACGTTATCTCGTTTGGTATACCAAAGCTTGGAAGGTATGGTAACCGCGAAGCCAAGTGTTCGCATTTTCTGTCCATCCAAAATTTTATGGATGACACACACCTCGTGGACAAGAAACCCCGTCCTAATGGGGAAGACGACGTCTTGCTCATCGGTTTCGCCGTACAAGGAGAAGAGACGTTTTTCCCCAAGTCAGAGAGTATCCTTGAGCAGAGAGTCAAGCAGCTGGAGCAATCGATGCAGAAAGTGGAACCAATTGCCGACGACTTGAACAACTCGAACAGACGGTTGGCTCAGCAAATTTCCCGATATGGCCGATATCGACACGGAGATCATTATTGTTGTTAAAGACGTTGATCATGCATTGATTGTTTAATAAAGAAAAGTGGTGTAATGCATTTATTGTGTATCCTTTTTCTGTGTCGTCATCTCTGTCTACTTAACGAAGACAATAGAATGataacttttctttattttatctttaacgAGTGGAACACCAACTGTTCAtagttttattgttattattattattattattattattatattattattattatattattattgttatattattattattatattattattattagtagtagtagtagtagtagtattattattacttgTAAAATACCAGAAAAGTAAGACAAGCTGCTAAAATGCTTCCCAGAGCCAACATAGTTTTCCTTCTGGTGTCTGTTTGCTCAGGAAAATAAGCAACAAAAGCATCCCAGCCTCCCTGTTCTCTGATCCATGGTAGCAGATTCTCGACGATATAGATGACAGTCCAATTGACCACGTGTTGGACCATGTCTGATCTCTGTTTCTTTACCAGATGATGGGCCACTGCGCCCGCAAACTTGTAAAAAGCCACTATTCTGCCCCAATTTGTTCCGTTTTGAAAAATGACGTGTGCCGTGTGAACAAACGTAGAATAAGCTGTGGCTGGTGTAATGATTAGCGTGGTGTTTAACAACTGGGACAAGTCTGGATTGTCCACTTCGATTATAGTTACCATTCTTCGGAGGGTATTTAAAGTTATGCTGGGCGGTGCCTGTAGATCAAGAAACTTTCGCGGTAGACCGATGAGTTCGTTTGGCTTGAATCTGCGCAATAAACTGTACCAGATATAGTCCTCAGCAAGAGACATCGCTTCCTCGATGATGCTTATGTCAGTACTCGACAATTGACATGCACTGAGTGGCGGCCATATGCCTTCTCCGTTATCTGCAGCTGTCGCTTCGGCCATAATGGTACCCAACGAATTTAACTGCGATCACTAGAAGAAAACTAATGTTCCAGTAGACTGGGTTTTCTTAGTAGCAATAATCAGCAGACACAGGATCAGGTCGCTAGCAAACGACGAACAAAAAAACGTCTGAAAGTCAGCGATAAATGGTCTTCCCTCTTTTATTCACCCACGACCATCTTCAAAACGATTTTTGATACTATTCATCGTGAGGTCATCGTACCATTGTCTGCAACGAATGGTCTGTGACTAATATCAAGAGAAGGACAGTTGTCAGACGATGCTTTCTCTGCACCAACAAGTActcaatctttttctttttattgttgcAACTCTATGTATCAAGATTATTGTCCTGAATATACATCATTCTAAATAAAAAGCAAGTATTTTTGTTTGCGTGTTTATACATATGTCTCTTTCGGGAGTCGTTTATTGTTGCTCGCCATTGTTTTCGTCAAAGGTTCAAGCGTGGAGACGTCCATGGCTTCGCCAGACTTCTTTGTTTCAAGATCTCTTAGACTGTTCGAACCATCCCAGGTCTTTGTCTCTTCCTTATCGAGAAGCTGGTCGGGTAAGGCGTTGACCCATTCTTGACACCTTTGCATTGTTGACGCTGTCTTGCAAAGTGCCCTCATCCGCAATGATAAAAGTTCCAAATCCAGGGCTTCTTTCTGTGAAGGTTTCGTGGCATCGATTCCATGAGATGTCATGCTGACAGCGTTTTAACTGACCAAGGACGTTATGACCTCAAcgttgaagggaaaaaaaaactgagaaagatttctgtttcaatttacctaaaacTCTCGTCCCTCGCACCAGCTTGTTACTAAGGATAATATGAGCAGATTGCTTTTTTGCGTCGTGTTGTCGTCCCTGTAACTCGTCTAACGACCTTCGATGGTTGCAGTCGTCTTAAGTTTTCTCGATTCGGTGGTTTTCTTGAGATTAAAATTAGTTCGAAGGGTTCGCAATCAGGGAAGAGTTCATAGAGGCGAGAAGAGTGAGATGCGACACGCCCATCAACGGTCATCAACTGTACGTGGTGTGGTGAAGCCTTAacgaaattgcaaatttttgcgATCCCTCTTCCGAGGGCATGATGTCCTTTGATTTTCAATGTCCCGAGAGGCCTTCCCTTTGAGTCCTTCACGTTGATCCTGCATAGCGTATTGTCTCGTCTAGCCAACTTTTCTCGGTTCGTCAATGGCAATGATTGATCGGCCATGGAATCTACCCATTCTCGACACCTTTGCATCGGGGCTTTTGTCTTCAGTAATTCCATGAGATGTCTTCGACCTAGCGACTTAATGAACTAACCCCTTGAtgtcagaaaacaaaaaaaaatgtcaccATCTAAACTTCAATACATTATTTGTATTTCGACCCTTTGTGGTTGTCGTTCATTACATCAATCGAAAGACTATCTGCCTAGTAGGTTGGGTCTGTGAGGTGCGTTTTTCCTCGATGTAGTCTGCCACGTCTACTAGCAATTGGTTGATTCCAATCAAGACGGTTCTGTAGGCATCCAGACGACTGTCTCTGTCTTCCTTCAGGCAATCCATGTTTCCTTCAAAGAGAGAGACATATTCTGCCGGAACATGTCGAGACTCAGTGTTAGGCGTcaccttcttcttcttcagagTCTGAAGACACGAAGAAGACGTCGTCGCTTGGTCTTGGGTGAGCAAATTTTCCTTGGCGATGTGTTCTCGTCGATCCATGATGGTCGACTTTGGTGGGTCGCAGTCGTTTTCGGCTTTCTCGTGTCGGTGGTTCCCTACGGGTAAAAACTAGTTCCAAGGGTTCGTTATCAAGAAAGAGCTCATAGATTCGAGAATTGTTGGAGACGGTACGCCCGTCAGCCGTCATCATTTGCACAGTGTGCGGTGACACCttaacaaaattgcaaaatgctTTAATCCCCCCTCCAATGGCTTGGTATCCTCTGATTTTTATGGTTCCCAATCGCTTTCCCTTGGAATCCTTTACCCCTATCCTGTGCAGTGTAacgtcattcttagtcatccttTCTCGGTTGGTGATGCGCAATGGGCCATCGTTATCGAGGAGGGACAGGTTTTGATTGAACCTCTCCTCTAAACTATCGGCAGCGTTCAGTACGGTCCCCTCGCAGTCCACCTCGCCTGCTATCCCATACGTTAGTCGCCAACGACTTAGATGCTCTTCCAACGGTTTGTGGAGGTCTTGTTCGTCCACGAAAATGTTGTCACGGATGACTAAGTTGTCGACTTCGAGAATGGCCACAATCAATGCATAGCCTGCCGAAAACACTCGTAATTCTCCCGTGACATCGAAGGGCTGATCTCCGGAGACCTTGTGCGTTCGATTAACGAGGCAGGCCAATTCTGGGGTTGAAACGTTCAGTTTTTCCAACAGTTCTCGGGCGCATGTCATACTCGTAACGAACACAGGTTCGTAAGCCGCGGAAGACCACCCTTTCATCACTTTCTTGTTCAATAAAATTGGCTCCACCTTGATCGTGCGACACGTCTTGATAATATCAGCAGCAACCTCGgaattacttggctgtgtagccgcgtgatgcggttccagtcga
This window encodes:
- the LOC140925401 gene encoding apoptosis regulator R11-like; its protein translation is MAEATAADNGEGIWPPLSACQLSSTDISIIEEAMSLAEDYIWYSLLRRFKPNELIGLPRKFLDLQAPPSITLNTLRRMVTIIEVDNPDLSQLLNTTLIITPATAYSTFVHTAHVIFQNGTNWGRIVAFYKFAGAVAHHLVKKQRSDMVQHVVNWTVIYIVENLLPWIREQGGWDAFVAYFPEQTDTRRKTMLALGSILAACLTFLVFYK